In Kitasatospora sp. NBC_00240, the following are encoded in one genomic region:
- a CDS encoding antibiotic biosynthesis monooxygenase family protein → MIVRIWAAQVLAGHVDEFCALLVSDVLPGLAEAEGCLGGEVLRSMTDDGHRVLVVTRWRDEAALRGYAGPMWRIRPVWAEGELRYLGHPPEVTHYRPLASG, encoded by the coding sequence GTGATCGTCCGGATCTGGGCCGCGCAGGTGCTGGCGGGGCACGTGGACGAGTTCTGCGCACTGCTGGTCTCCGACGTGCTCCCCGGACTGGCCGAGGCGGAGGGGTGCCTGGGCGGCGAGGTGCTGCGGTCGATGACCGACGACGGGCACCGGGTGCTGGTGGTGACGCGGTGGCGGGACGAGGCGGCCCTGCGCGGGTACGCGGGGCCGATGTGGCGGATCCGGCCGGTGTGGGCCGAGGGCGAGCTGCGCTATCTGGGGCACCCGCCCGAGGTCACCCACTACCGGCCGCTGGCGTCCGGCTGA
- a CDS encoding HIT family protein gives MDCVFCAIVAGGLPAHRVLDDEVAVAFLDQRPLFPGHVLVVPREHLRTVTDLPAADVGPFFARVQRVTAAVERGMVAAGSFVAANNRISQSVPHLHVHVVPRNPKDGLRGFFWPRSHYPDEAAAAEVAARLRAALD, from the coding sequence ATGGACTGCGTCTTCTGCGCGATCGTGGCCGGCGGGCTGCCCGCCCACCGGGTGCTGGACGACGAGGTGGCGGTGGCCTTCCTCGACCAGCGGCCGCTGTTCCCCGGGCATGTGCTGGTGGTGCCGCGGGAGCATCTGCGGACCGTGACCGACCTGCCCGCGGCCGACGTCGGGCCGTTCTTCGCCCGGGTGCAACGGGTCACCGCCGCGGTGGAGCGGGGGATGGTGGCGGCCGGCAGCTTCGTGGCGGCCAACAACCGGATCAGCCAGTCGGTGCCGCACCTGCACGTCCATGTGGTGCCCAGGAATCCGAAGGACGGGCTGCGTGGCTTCTTCTGGCCGCGCTCGCACTACCCGGACGAGGCGGCGGCCGCCGAGGTGGCAGCCCGGCTGCGGGCCGCCCTCGACTGA
- a CDS encoding GntR family transcriptional regulator, with protein sequence MNDYPGPGAPIRSGIPDHGRVPKYYAVKGELDELLDELGEGGVLPTERDLAVRFAVSRDTLRQALRELLIQGRVRRRGRSTVVAGPKLEQPLSLASYTEGVRRQGRVPGRNLIGLETFAADPALAGQLGLAPGDPVWHLERVLLADGERVGLESTYLAVARVPALDREFDPGASLYAYLKEKLGIGFGGADERIETVLATPREALLIGTPPALPMLLLHRLTRDDEGLPVERVRSLYRGDRFSFTTQLGT encoded by the coding sequence GTGAACGACTACCCCGGCCCCGGTGCGCCGATCAGGTCGGGCATCCCGGACCACGGCCGGGTGCCCAAGTACTACGCCGTCAAAGGCGAGTTGGACGAGCTGCTCGACGAACTCGGCGAGGGCGGGGTGCTACCGACCGAACGCGACCTCGCGGTCCGCTTCGCGGTCTCCCGGGACACCCTGCGCCAGGCGCTGCGGGAGCTGCTGATCCAGGGGCGGGTACGCCGGCGGGGCCGGAGCACCGTGGTGGCCGGCCCGAAGCTGGAGCAGCCGCTGTCGCTGGCCAGCTACACCGAGGGCGTCCGGCGGCAGGGCCGCGTCCCGGGCCGCAACCTGATCGGACTGGAGACCTTCGCGGCCGACCCGGCGCTGGCCGGACAGCTGGGCCTGGCGCCCGGCGATCCGGTCTGGCACCTGGAGCGCGTGCTGCTCGCGGACGGCGAGCGGGTCGGCCTGGAGAGCACCTACCTCGCGGTCGCCCGGGTGCCCGCGCTGGACCGCGAGTTCGACCCGGGGGCCTCGCTCTACGCGTACTTGAAGGAGAAGCTCGGTATCGGCTTCGGCGGCGCGGACGAGCGGATCGAGACCGTTCTCGCCACCCCGCGCGAGGCCCTGCTGATCGGCACGCCCCCCGCGCTGCCGATGCTGCTGCTCCACCGGCTCACCCGGGACGACGAGGGCCTGCCGGTGGAACGGGTGCGCTCGCTCTACCGCGGCGACCGCTTCAGCTTCACCACCCAGCTGGGCACGTAG
- a CDS encoding glycoside hydrolase family 19 protein gives MSIHKRVMAVLAAVATAIALAVLLPASASAAGCATPWNSATVYTAASGQVSYNSHNWSAKWWTQNETPGGSSGVWADQGSCSGGGGGTTPSPTSGTGCTYPAWVAGQTYVTGAIVKYTNGQYYQATHDNPGYDPVISTWYWSPYTCTGGGTSPSPTQTANPGGFPVSEAQFNQMFPSRNSFYTYAGLTAALSAYPGFAGTGSDTVRKQEAAAFLANVSHETGGLVYVVEQNTANYPHYCDTSQSYGCPAGQSAYYGRGPIQLSWNFNYKAAGDALGIDLLHNPNLVQTDASVAWKTGLWYWNTQNGPGTMTPHNAMVNGYGFGETIRSINGSLECNGGNPAQVQSRINSYQSFVQILGTTAGSNLSC, from the coding sequence ATGTCGATCCACAAGCGCGTGATGGCCGTCCTGGCCGCCGTCGCGACAGCGATAGCGCTCGCCGTGCTCCTCCCCGCCTCCGCCTCCGCGGCAGGCTGTGCGACCCCCTGGAACTCGGCCACGGTCTACACCGCCGCCAGCGGCCAGGTCTCGTACAACTCGCACAACTGGTCCGCGAAGTGGTGGACCCAGAACGAGACCCCGGGCGGTTCCTCCGGCGTCTGGGCCGACCAGGGCAGCTGCTCCGGCGGCGGTGGCGGGACCACCCCGTCCCCCACCTCCGGCACCGGCTGCACGTACCCCGCCTGGGTGGCCGGCCAGACCTACGTCACCGGCGCGATCGTCAAGTACACCAACGGCCAGTACTACCAGGCCACGCACGACAACCCGGGCTACGACCCGGTGATCAGCACCTGGTACTGGTCGCCGTACACCTGCACCGGCGGCGGCACCTCGCCGAGCCCGACGCAGACCGCCAACCCGGGCGGATTCCCGGTCAGTGAGGCTCAGTTCAACCAGATGTTCCCGAGCCGCAACTCCTTCTACACCTACGCCGGTCTGACCGCCGCGCTGAGCGCCTACCCCGGCTTCGCCGGCACCGGCAGCGACACCGTCCGCAAGCAGGAGGCCGCGGCCTTCCTCGCGAACGTCAGCCACGAGACCGGCGGGCTCGTCTACGTGGTCGAGCAGAACACCGCCAACTACCCGCACTACTGCGACACCTCGCAGTCGTACGGCTGCCCCGCCGGACAGTCCGCGTACTACGGCCGCGGCCCGATCCAGCTGAGCTGGAACTTCAACTACAAGGCCGCCGGCGATGCCCTGGGCATCGACCTGCTGCACAACCCGAACCTCGTGCAGACCGACGCCTCGGTCGCCTGGAAGACCGGCCTCTGGTACTGGAACACCCAGAACGGGCCGGGCACCATGACCCCGCACAACGCCATGGTCAACGGCTACGGCTTCGGTGAGACCATCCGCAGCATCAACGGCAGCCTGGAGTGCAACGGCGGCAACCCCGCCCAGGTCCAGAGCCGGATCAACTCGTACCAGAGCTTCGTCCAGATCCTCGGCACCACCGCCGGCAGCAACCTGAGCTGCTGA